One Streptomyces fagopyri DNA window includes the following coding sequences:
- a CDS encoding glycoside hydrolase family 2 TIM barrel-domain containing protein encodes MPSQNSAYVSDTAPGRGALRAARSWLHSDAPSRSLDGHWRFRLSPTVPAAADFAAEGFDDGDWDSIPVPSHWVLQGDGAYGRPIYTNVQYPFPIDPPHVPDENPTGDYRRHFDMPADWSGAERVVLRFDGVESLFRLWVNGEEIGGASGSRLAHEFDVTSAVRPGDNVVAVRVHQWSAASYLEDQDQWWLPGIFRDVTLIARPAGGIEDVWLRAGYEDGQGRIEAEITADAAAFPVTLRVPELGVERVWAAPDDVVPFDVGAVDPWSAERPRLYDVTVSSAAESIALRVGFRTVEIRGDRFLVNGRRVVFHGMNRHETHPERGRVFDEEHAREDLARMKRFNVNAIRTSHYPPHPRLLDLADELGFWVVLECDLETHGFDKVGWTGNPSDDPAWREAYLDRMRRTLERDKNHPSVVMWSLGNEAGTGGNLAAMAAWVHARDTGRPVHYEGDHTGEYTDVYSRMYASVPETERIGSDGSRSPLMNCTPAQSARQRTKPFLLCEYAHAMGNGPGALDQYEALVHEYPRLHGGFVWEWRDHGILTTTPDGTPYYAYGGDFGETVHDGNFVMDGMLLSDDVPTPSLHEYKAVAQPVRLTFDSGAGEVAVTSLRHSADTSDLRFRWRVEHDGRLVDSGDLEVPVVAAGESGRVPLPPVAVAHDAETWLTVDAVLAADTAWASAGHVIATAQQDRSARRPSPGVRSRTDWRDTDGTLTLGIAEFVEGSLVRLAGRPVTGPRLELFRAPTDNDESASEEVEESDAAVAGVSQATLWREDGLDRLTVRRMSVERTADALRTLSKVSAANSGSWVTVETVWSIEGGELELRVEIEPSRGWRTVWPRIGIRFDLPDGTAPVDAAEWFGLGPLESYPDSLRAARTGRFSSTLRDLSVDYARPQETGHRSQVRQLTLTSAGAEVLRLSAVPDTRGRRPGFTLGRHTPQQIARAAHPFELPDSTTSHLIVDAAQHGLGSRACGPDVWPEFALRPESRTIRLRLSAG; translated from the coding sequence GTGCCCTCCCAGAACTCCGCATACGTTTCGGACACCGCCCCCGGGCGTGGCGCGCTGCGTGCGGCGCGCTCGTGGCTGCACTCCGACGCCCCCAGCCGCTCGCTGGACGGGCACTGGCGGTTCCGGCTGTCGCCGACGGTGCCGGCGGCGGCGGACTTCGCGGCCGAAGGCTTCGACGACGGCGACTGGGACAGCATCCCGGTCCCGTCCCACTGGGTGCTCCAGGGCGACGGAGCCTACGGCCGGCCGATCTACACGAACGTGCAGTACCCGTTCCCGATCGACCCGCCCCACGTCCCGGACGAGAACCCCACGGGTGACTACCGCCGCCACTTCGACATGCCCGCCGACTGGTCGGGCGCCGAGCGCGTCGTGCTGCGCTTCGACGGCGTGGAGTCGCTCTTCCGGCTGTGGGTCAACGGCGAGGAGATAGGCGGCGCGAGCGGCAGCCGGCTCGCCCACGAATTCGACGTCACGTCGGCCGTGCGCCCGGGCGACAACGTCGTCGCCGTGCGTGTGCACCAGTGGTCCGCGGCCAGCTATCTCGAGGACCAGGACCAGTGGTGGCTGCCGGGCATCTTCCGCGACGTCACCTTGATCGCACGGCCGGCCGGCGGCATCGAGGACGTCTGGCTGCGGGCCGGGTACGAGGACGGGCAGGGCCGGATCGAGGCGGAGATCACCGCCGACGCGGCGGCGTTCCCGGTCACCCTCCGCGTCCCCGAACTCGGCGTCGAGCGCGTCTGGGCCGCGCCGGACGACGTGGTCCCGTTCGACGTCGGCGCGGTGGACCCCTGGTCGGCCGAGCGGCCCCGCCTGTACGACGTCACCGTGTCGAGCGCCGCGGAGAGCATCGCCCTGCGGGTGGGGTTCCGGACCGTCGAGATCCGCGGCGACCGGTTCCTGGTCAACGGCCGGCGCGTGGTCTTCCACGGGATGAACCGCCACGAGACCCACCCCGAGCGCGGCCGGGTCTTCGACGAGGAGCACGCCCGCGAGGACCTGGCCCGTATGAAGCGGTTCAACGTGAACGCGATCCGCACGAGCCACTACCCCCCGCATCCCCGGCTGCTCGACCTCGCCGACGAACTCGGCTTCTGGGTCGTCCTCGAATGCGACCTGGAGACGCACGGCTTCGACAAGGTCGGCTGGACCGGCAATCCGAGCGACGACCCGGCATGGCGCGAGGCCTACCTCGACCGTATGCGGCGCACCCTCGAACGGGACAAGAACCACCCCAGCGTCGTGATGTGGTCCCTCGGCAACGAAGCGGGCACCGGCGGCAACCTCGCCGCGATGGCGGCATGGGTGCACGCCCGTGACACCGGGCGACCCGTGCACTACGAGGGCGACCACACCGGCGAGTACACCGACGTCTACTCGCGGATGTACGCGTCGGTACCGGAGACCGAGCGGATCGGAAGCGACGGGTCACGTTCGCCGCTGATGAACTGCACTCCCGCGCAGAGCGCCCGGCAGCGCACCAAGCCGTTCCTGCTCTGCGAGTACGCCCACGCGATGGGCAACGGGCCCGGAGCGCTCGACCAGTACGAGGCACTGGTGCACGAGTACCCCCGGTTGCACGGCGGCTTCGTCTGGGAATGGCGCGACCACGGCATCCTGACGACCACGCCGGACGGGACGCCCTACTACGCGTACGGCGGCGACTTCGGTGAAACCGTGCACGACGGCAACTTCGTGATGGACGGCATGCTGCTCAGCGACGACGTCCCGACCCCGAGCCTGCACGAGTACAAGGCGGTCGCGCAGCCGGTCCGCCTCACCTTCGACAGCGGAGCCGGCGAGGTCGCCGTCACCAGCCTGCGGCACTCGGCCGACACGTCCGACCTGCGCTTTCGCTGGCGTGTCGAGCACGACGGGAGACTGGTGGACTCCGGGGACCTGGAGGTCCCGGTCGTCGCGGCGGGAGAGTCGGGACGTGTGCCGCTTCCACCGGTCGCGGTGGCGCACGACGCGGAGACATGGTTGACCGTCGACGCCGTCCTGGCGGCCGACACCGCCTGGGCGAGCGCCGGGCATGTGATCGCCACCGCCCAGCAGGACCGTTCGGCCCGTCGTCCCTCGCCGGGCGTCCGGTCCCGTACCGACTGGCGGGACACCGACGGAACACTGACCCTGGGCATCGCCGAATTCGTCGAGGGTTCCCTCGTACGGCTCGCCGGCCGGCCTGTGACCGGCCCGCGCCTGGAACTGTTCCGTGCCCCGACCGACAACGACGAGTCCGCGTCCGAAGAGGTCGAGGAGAGCGACGCCGCCGTCGCCGGAGTCTCCCAGGCCACCCTCTGGCGTGAGGACGGCCTCGACCGGCTGACCGTGCGGCGGATGTCCGTGGAGCGCACCGCCGACGCCCTGCGCACGCTCTCCAAGGTGTCCGCGGCGAACTCCGGATCGTGGGTGACGGTGGAGACCGTCTGGTCGATCGAGGGCGGCGAACTCGAACTGCGGGTGGAGATCGAGCCCTCGCGCGGCTGGCGGACGGTGTGGCCACGGATCGGGATCCGCTTCGACCTGCCCGACGGCACGGCCCCCGTCGACGCCGCCGAGTGGTTCGGCCTCGGACCGCTGGAGTCCTACCCCGACAGTCTGCGCGCGGCACGCACCGGGCGGTTCTCCTCCACCCTCCGCGACCTCTCCGTCGACTACGCGCGCCCCCAGGAGACCGGACACCGCTCCCAGGTGCGACAACTGACGCTGACGAGCGCCGGTGCCGAGGTGCTGCGCCTCTCGGCCGTGCCGGACACGCGCGGGCGCCGCCCCGGGTTCACCCTCGGCCGCCACACTCCGCAGCAGATCGCGCGAGCCGCACACCCCTTCGAACTGCCGGACTCGACGACGAGTCACCTGATCGTCGACGCGGCCCAGCACGGACTCGGCTCGCGCGCGTGCGGACCGGACGTGTGGCCCGAGTTCGCGCTGCGCCCCGAATCCCGCACGATCAGGCTGCGCCTCTCGGCGGGCTGA
- a CDS encoding carbohydrate ABC transporter permease has protein sequence MTDIAPRATRVVTSTGGRRRHRGGGPRAGTIVAFVTPFFLPFVLFYLVPVGYAIWQSFLVVRRTGGQYGTSYTTFGGFEQYTKVFQNDEFWSSIGRIGLFGVVQVPVMLFVALVMALLLDTPLLKLKAFFRITAFMPYAVPGVIAAIMWSYLYSPQISPLVDGLKSVGLHPDFLGPGAVLWSAANVSTWLWTGYNMLIMFSALQSIPQELYEAAKLDGASNWTIAWQIKVPIIAPSIILTTVFSIIGTLQLYAEPAVLRQISSNISSTYTPNMLAYAVASGNNYQQAAAISVVIAVITFVLSFGFMRLTSKKAGL, from the coding sequence ATGACTGACATCGCACCGCGCGCGACCCGCGTCGTGACGTCCACGGGGGGCCGCCGCCGTCACCGCGGCGGCGGCCCCCGGGCCGGCACCATCGTCGCGTTCGTGACCCCGTTCTTCCTCCCGTTCGTCCTCTTCTACCTGGTCCCCGTCGGCTACGCGATCTGGCAGAGCTTCCTCGTCGTGCGCCGTACCGGAGGCCAGTACGGCACGTCGTACACGACCTTCGGAGGCTTCGAGCAGTACACGAAGGTGTTCCAGAACGACGAGTTCTGGTCCAGCATCGGACGCATCGGACTGTTCGGGGTCGTCCAGGTCCCGGTCATGCTGTTCGTCGCGCTGGTCATGGCGCTGCTGCTCGACACCCCGTTGCTGAAGCTCAAGGCGTTCTTCCGCATCACGGCGTTCATGCCGTACGCCGTGCCCGGTGTCATCGCGGCGATCATGTGGTCCTACCTGTACTCGCCGCAGATCAGCCCCCTGGTCGACGGGCTGAAGAGCGTCGGGCTCCACCCCGACTTCCTCGGTCCTGGCGCCGTGCTGTGGTCGGCGGCGAACGTCTCCACCTGGCTGTGGACCGGCTACAACATGCTGATCATGTTCTCGGCGCTGCAGTCGATCCCGCAGGAGCTGTACGAAGCCGCCAAGCTCGACGGCGCGAGCAACTGGACGATCGCGTGGCAGATCAAGGTCCCGATCATCGCCCCTTCGATCATCCTCACCACGGTGTTCTCGATCATCGGCACCCTGCAGCTCTACGCGGAGCCGGCCGTGCTGCGGCAGATCTCCTCGAACATCTCCAGCACGTACACACCGAACATGCTCGCGTATGCGGTGGCCTCCGGAAACAACTACCAGCAGGCAGCAGCGATCTCCGTGGTCATCGCCGTCATCACCTTCGTCCTGAGCTTCGGTTTCATGCGACTGACCTCGAAGAAGGCCGGACTGTGA
- a CDS encoding glycoside hydrolase family 38 N-terminal domain-containing protein: MQNSADSAVFVPHFHWDREWYEPFQVFRHRLVTAVDTVLETAEANPDFRFTVDGQMAAIEDYLEMRPENRDRVVALVTNGQLAIGPWLILLDEFLCSGETIVRNLQMGWAAAADLGGSMPIGYLPDMFGHVAQMPQILARAGIEHAALWRGVPGSVDGHAFRWRAPDGSEVRTEFLFDGYDNGLDVLLVPDQIGRALGEYAEMTAGRWGNDPLLAMAGTDHNAPDPQLAAWLRRASSDERAITIATLDEYIREHVRDEVSAVVTGELRSHVRGNILPGVLSVRLALKQRMAVAERTVDHAERMNALWSRRDDSPFLALAWHKIIESSAHDSVVGSGTDETSDQVEARLAEAAQTARAVRDAALAEPAARVPSDGYLVANPLPFPRTALAEVDVVAPPEGTVLVATADDGSAHPVQLVSQAPTVLADERMGASQLERVLRRIHRRELFGRLIDHYELTPGSLVFHLAEVPSSGPFDLLILRREVAAAAAAHPGEWRVLTLEEARATALVPVDVPASGLTSFRVAPSDSAAARPVAFTPATATTRTLANGLVEVTVAADGTLDVTGADGTVLYGVGRLVDGGDRGDSYNYAPPARDVLVSEPSEVTTELLEDGPLRSRIRVTRVYEWPAALSSERDVRDTRTVPTPVETLVEVRAGEPFVRVSTSFLNQSADHRLRFHVPLPERAARSASAGQFAVTERGLTAEGGWGEYPIPTFPASGFVSAGAANVLLDHATEYELVGDGSELAITLLRAIGSISVNIHPLRDEPAASEIPAPGAQDLGVRVENRFAVVPSATGWQGANAVALAEDFRNDVLVTRGTAPANGQLPPAANGVRVEGADVLVSGVRRVTDADRGAGTEVRLVAMNDTGTAVRVTGAFTEATTVDLLGRPLSTTQAADGLELALGPWEIRTVVVR; encoded by the coding sequence ATGCAGAACTCCGCCGACTCTGCCGTTTTCGTGCCCCATTTCCACTGGGACCGGGAATGGTACGAGCCTTTCCAGGTGTTCCGGCACCGTCTCGTCACCGCGGTCGACACCGTGCTGGAGACGGCCGAGGCGAACCCGGACTTCCGGTTCACCGTCGACGGCCAGATGGCCGCGATCGAGGACTACCTGGAGATGCGCCCGGAGAACCGCGACCGTGTCGTGGCCCTGGTCACGAACGGGCAGCTCGCCATCGGACCGTGGCTCATCCTGCTCGACGAGTTCCTCTGCTCCGGCGAGACCATCGTGCGCAACCTGCAGATGGGCTGGGCGGCCGCGGCGGACCTCGGCGGCTCGATGCCCATCGGCTATCTGCCCGACATGTTCGGCCACGTCGCGCAGATGCCGCAGATCCTGGCCCGCGCCGGGATCGAGCACGCGGCGCTGTGGCGCGGTGTCCCCGGCTCCGTCGACGGCCACGCCTTCCGCTGGCGCGCGCCCGACGGCTCCGAGGTACGCACCGAGTTCCTCTTCGACGGCTACGACAACGGCCTCGACGTCCTCCTGGTGCCCGACCAGATCGGGCGCGCCCTCGGCGAGTACGCGGAGATGACGGCCGGGCGATGGGGCAACGACCCGCTGCTCGCGATGGCCGGCACCGACCACAACGCGCCCGACCCGCAGCTCGCGGCCTGGCTGCGGCGCGCGTCGAGCGACGAGCGCGCCATCACCATCGCGACGCTCGACGAGTACATCCGCGAGCACGTACGCGACGAGGTCTCCGCCGTCGTCACCGGCGAGCTGCGCAGCCACGTGCGCGGCAACATCCTCCCCGGCGTGCTCTCCGTGCGGCTCGCGCTCAAGCAGCGGATGGCCGTCGCCGAACGCACCGTCGACCACGCCGAGCGGATGAACGCCCTCTGGTCCCGGCGCGACGACTCGCCCTTCCTGGCACTCGCCTGGCACAAGATCATCGAGTCGTCCGCCCACGACTCGGTCGTCGGCTCCGGCACCGACGAGACCTCCGACCAGGTCGAGGCACGTCTCGCCGAGGCCGCGCAGACCGCCCGGGCGGTCCGGGACGCCGCCCTCGCCGAGCCCGCCGCCCGGGTGCCGAGCGACGGCTACCTGGTCGCCAACCCGCTGCCCTTCCCCCGTACGGCCCTGGCCGAAGTGGATGTCGTCGCCCCGCCCGAGGGAACCGTTCTCGTCGCGACCGCCGACGACGGCTCCGCCCACCCCGTGCAGCTCGTCTCCCAGGCCCCGACCGTGCTCGCCGACGAGCGCATGGGCGCCTCGCAGCTCGAACGCGTGCTGCGCCGCATCCACCGTCGCGAGCTCTTCGGCCGTCTCATCGACCACTACGAACTCACGCCGGGGTCGCTGGTCTTCCACCTCGCCGAAGTACCGAGCAGCGGACCGTTCGACCTGCTGATCCTGCGCCGCGAGGTCGCCGCCGCGGCCGCCGCGCATCCGGGGGAGTGGCGGGTGCTGACGCTGGAGGAGGCCCGCGCGACCGCTCTGGTGCCCGTGGACGTCCCCGCCTCCGGGCTCACGAGTTTCCGGGTCGCGCCGAGCGACAGCGCCGCCGCGCGCCCGGTGGCGTTCACACCCGCGACGGCGACCACCCGCACGCTGGCCAACGGACTGGTCGAGGTCACCGTCGCCGCCGACGGCACCCTGGACGTGACCGGCGCCGACGGCACCGTGCTGTACGGAGTCGGCCGCCTCGTCGACGGCGGTGACCGCGGCGACAGCTACAACTACGCCCCTCCGGCACGGGACGTCCTCGTGTCGGAGCCGTCCGAGGTCACCACCGAACTCCTGGAGGACGGCCCACTGCGCTCCCGGATCCGGGTCACCCGGGTCTACGAGTGGCCCGCGGCGCTCTCCTCCGAGCGGGACGTACGCGACACCCGCACCGTGCCGACCCCCGTGGAGACGCTCGTGGAGGTGCGCGCGGGAGAGCCGTTCGTGCGCGTCTCGACGTCGTTCCTGAACCAGTCCGCCGACCACCGGCTGCGCTTCCATGTGCCGCTGCCCGAGCGGGCGGCCCGGTCCGCGTCCGCCGGACAGTTCGCCGTCACCGAGCGCGGGCTCACCGCCGAGGGCGGCTGGGGCGAGTACCCGATCCCGACGTTCCCCGCGAGCGGGTTCGTGTCGGCCGGCGCCGCCAACGTCCTGCTCGACCACGCCACCGAGTACGAACTCGTGGGCGACGGCTCCGAACTCGCCATCACGCTGCTGCGCGCGATCGGCTCGATCAGCGTCAACATCCATCCCCTGCGCGACGAACCCGCGGCGAGCGAGATCCCCGCACCGGGCGCGCAGGATCTCGGTGTGCGCGTCGAGAACCGATTCGCCGTCGTGCCTTCGGCGACCGGATGGCAGGGCGCGAACGCGGTCGCCCTCGCCGAGGACTTCCGCAACGACGTGCTGGTCACCCGCGGAACCGCACCCGCGAACGGCCAACTCCCGCCCGCCGCCAACGGTGTTCGGGTCGAGGGCGCGGACGTCCTCGTGTCGGGCGTCCGCCGTGTCACCGACGCCGACCGCGGCGCCGGCACGGAGGTGCGGCTGGTGGCCATGAACGACACGGGGACGGCCGTCCGCGTGACCGGCGCGTTCACCGAAGCCACCACGGTCGACCTGCTGGGCCGTCCACTGTCCACCACGCAGGCCGCGGACGGACTCGAACTCGCCCTCGGCCCGTGGGAGATCCGCACGGTCGTGGTCCGGTAG
- a CDS encoding FG-GAP-like repeat-containing protein: MSSRRFQRSAAAVAAAVVVAVTGATPALSYGAEAPAGASAAGAAGSVRADFDGDGYTDFAIGAPGGTVNGKSGAGYFSVVYGMADGPRGVKRQVISQDRYGIPGTSETGDHFGGDLTAADLDGDGFTDLVVGAPGEDIGSVRDAGRHTVLWGSVGGLIDASVIGEGRSETRAGDFDGDGHLDLATADRMRYGPFSRTGAAARSGPLVDLDVRLYAMEAGDVDGDGRTDLVVSSGSWDSDGGTVPPPHLQLFRGTAKGLVAGPFIAHPDTVSADSVALGDVNGDGRQDVVFGRSTAAGGGLVGVVRGTASGLASRATLIGQNTAGVPGTGESGDGFGSGVSVGDVNGDGFADVVAGIPGEDLAGRTDGGTFAVLKGSAAGLTGAGAQVFSQNTAGVPGTVENGDRFGSRTTVVGRYVAVSAPRENSGSGAVWVFPTDTSGVTATGSVSFGPGTLAAPVPGALLGSAFHH; encoded by the coding sequence TTGTCCTCTCGAAGATTCCAACGGTCCGCCGCGGCCGTGGCCGCCGCCGTCGTCGTCGCCGTGACCGGGGCGACCCCCGCGCTGTCCTACGGCGCAGAAGCCCCCGCGGGTGCCTCCGCCGCCGGTGCCGCGGGCTCCGTACGGGCCGACTTCGACGGTGACGGATACACCGATTTCGCGATCGGTGCCCCGGGCGGCACCGTGAACGGCAAGTCCGGAGCCGGGTACTTCTCCGTCGTCTACGGCATGGCCGACGGCCCCAGAGGCGTCAAGCGCCAGGTGATCAGCCAGGACCGCTACGGGATACCCGGCACGTCCGAGACGGGTGACCACTTCGGCGGCGACCTCACGGCGGCCGACCTGGACGGCGACGGCTTCACCGATCTCGTCGTCGGAGCCCCGGGCGAGGACATCGGCAGCGTGCGGGACGCCGGGCGGCACACCGTCCTGTGGGGAAGCGTGGGCGGGCTCATCGACGCCTCCGTCATCGGCGAGGGGCGGTCGGAGACCCGGGCCGGTGACTTCGACGGGGACGGACACCTCGATCTGGCGACGGCCGACCGAATGCGCTACGGGCCGTTCAGCCGGACCGGCGCGGCCGCTCGCAGCGGTCCGCTCGTCGACCTGGACGTCCGGCTCTACGCGATGGAAGCGGGCGACGTGGACGGCGACGGCAGGACGGACCTCGTCGTCAGCAGCGGTTCGTGGGACTCGGACGGCGGGACGGTTCCGCCGCCGCATCTGCAACTGTTCAGGGGCACCGCGAAGGGGCTGGTGGCGGGACCGTTCATCGCCCACCCCGACACCGTCTCCGCGGACAGCGTCGCTCTCGGCGACGTCAACGGCGACGGCCGCCAGGATGTCGTCTTCGGCCGCAGCACGGCGGCGGGCGGCGGCCTCGTGGGTGTGGTGCGGGGCACGGCGAGCGGACTCGCGTCGCGGGCCACGCTGATCGGCCAGAACACCGCCGGCGTCCCCGGGACGGGGGAGAGCGGCGACGGTTTCGGCAGCGGTGTCTCAGTGGGCGACGTCAACGGTGACGGGTTCGCGGACGTCGTCGCGGGCATCCCCGGCGAAGACCTCGCGGGCCGGACCGACGGGGGCACCTTCGCCGTCCTCAAGGGGAGCGCGGCGGGACTCACCGGGGCCGGCGCCCAGGTCTTCAGCCAGAACACGGCCGGGGTGCCCGGTACCGTCGAGAACGGCGACCGGTTCGGCAGCCGCACCACCGTCGTCGGCCGGTACGTCGCCGTCTCGGCGCCGCGGGAGAACAGCGGGTCCGGAGCGGTGTGGGTCTTCCCCACCGACACGTCGGGCGTCACCGCGACGGGCTCGGTGAGTTTCGGTCCGGGCACACTCGCCGCCCCGGTGCCCGGCGCGCTCCTCGGCTCGGCCTTCCACCACTGA
- a CDS encoding carbohydrate ABC transporter permease codes for MALMLLLAIYFLLPVYFLIVAATKPQSDLASTNGLAFSHFDLFSNLSTLFSRSDGIFLKWALNSVIYAVLGAAVGTLISALCGYALAKFTFRGREFLFSVILGGVLVPTTALALPLFLLFSATGIVNTYFAVFLPSIVSPFGVYLARIFASAAVPEEILESARLDGAGEFRTFFSVAIRLMAPSLVTIFLFQFVAIWNNFFLPMVMLQKESLFPITLGLFEWNGQTARAPLLQESVITGSLVSIVPVIILFLLLQRFWRTGLASGALK; via the coding sequence ATGGCGCTGATGCTCCTCCTGGCGATCTACTTCCTGCTGCCGGTCTACTTCCTCATCGTCGCGGCGACGAAGCCGCAGAGCGACCTCGCCTCCACCAACGGTCTCGCGTTCTCGCACTTCGACCTGTTCAGCAACCTGAGCACGCTGTTCAGCCGCAGCGACGGCATCTTCCTGAAGTGGGCGCTGAACAGCGTGATCTACGCGGTGCTGGGGGCCGCCGTCGGAACCCTGATCTCCGCGCTGTGCGGCTACGCGCTCGCCAAGTTCACGTTCCGGGGCCGCGAGTTCCTGTTCTCCGTCATCCTCGGCGGCGTCCTCGTACCCACCACCGCGCTCGCGCTCCCGCTCTTCCTGCTGTTCTCCGCGACCGGGATCGTCAACACGTACTTCGCGGTCTTCCTGCCCAGCATCGTCAGCCCGTTCGGCGTCTACCTCGCCCGCATCTTCGCCTCCGCCGCCGTACCCGAGGAGATCCTCGAATCGGCGCGGCTGGACGGGGCCGGTGAGTTCCGCACCTTCTTCTCGGTGGCGATCAGGCTGATGGCGCCCTCGCTGGTGACCATCTTCCTGTTCCAGTTCGTCGCGATCTGGAACAACTTCTTCCTCCCGATGGTGATGCTGCAGAAGGAGTCGCTCTTCCCGATCACACTCGGCCTCTTCGAGTGGAACGGCCAGACCGCCCGCGCCCCTCTCCTGCAGGAATCCGTGATCACCGGCTCACTGGTCTCGATCGTGCCCGTGATCATCCTCTTCCTCCTCCTCCAGCGGTTCTGGCGCACCGGACTCGCCTCCGGCGCCCTCAAGTAA
- a CDS encoding FadR/GntR family transcriptional regulator — MEALPRETIVDVLEGRLRTDILDGRHPAGSYLPPERQLADGYGVTRTTLKHAFGRLVQAGLLETRHGVGTRVRDYARLGGADLLPMLVRHDAKWVREIFEVRRSVGALIAERAAVRATRAQRAELRALLEAVRECEGADAVQLADLEVHRALARATGNRVYVLLTNTLFNAYLPIRSLLRAPFTDAAAAHERLSPVVEAVLAADAPRAHAAADAYLGDTERIMLDDLA, encoded by the coding sequence GTGGAGGCGCTGCCCCGCGAGACCATCGTGGACGTCCTGGAGGGTCGCCTGCGCACGGACATACTCGACGGCCGTCATCCGGCCGGGAGTTACCTGCCACCGGAGCGCCAACTCGCCGACGGCTACGGAGTCACCCGCACCACCCTCAAGCACGCCTTCGGACGACTCGTCCAGGCCGGCCTGCTCGAAACGCGCCACGGTGTCGGGACCCGGGTACGGGACTACGCCCGGCTGGGCGGAGCGGATCTGCTGCCCATGCTGGTCCGGCACGACGCGAAGTGGGTCCGCGAGATCTTCGAAGTCCGGCGCAGCGTCGGCGCGTTGATCGCCGAGCGGGCCGCCGTGCGCGCCACTCGCGCCCAGCGGGCCGAACTTCGCGCGCTCCTGGAGGCCGTACGGGAGTGCGAGGGCGCCGACGCGGTGCAGCTCGCCGACCTCGAAGTCCACCGGGCTCTCGCCAGGGCGACCGGAAACCGCGTCTACGTCCTGCTGACGAACACGCTGTTCAACGCCTACCTGCCCATCCGTTCCCTGCTCAGGGCCCCCTTCACCGACGCCGCCGCGGCCCACGAACGGCTCTCCCCCGTCGTGGAGGCGGTACTGGCCGCGGACGCCCCGCGGGCCCACGCGGCGGCCGACGCCTACCTCGGGGACACCGAGCGCATCATGCTGGACGACCTCGCATGA
- a CDS encoding alpha/beta hydrolase, translated as MTASRRRPISRRTRYRLLAALLATAGAALSACGGDRAADRSTSLTAAVGDAAKAKYVACGTPPVKLETIDQDFLDGLAAAGGPPLYEMSYNAAREVLNKLQAGPVDMLPAQVSERTVPGGPTGPVSVHVVRPNGVEGDLPGIVYIHGGGWVLGNFATHERLVRQLADGAHAAVVFVDYTPSPEAQFPVPVEQAYTVAQWVAAHGREIGVDSGRLAVAGDSVGGDMTAAVTLMAKQRGGPHFRQQVMLYPVTDADFDTASYHRFAENCWLSRPAMKWFWDAYAPRAADRSNPLASPLRATVDQLRGLPPALVITDSDVLLDAADAYAAKLRSAGVPVTSSHHAGVTHDFMMLNALADTRAAKEAVAQATAALHDALYGPGGTGTGK; from the coding sequence ATGACAGCCTCGCGACGACGGCCGATATCCCGCAGGACCCGCTACCGCCTCCTGGCCGCGCTCCTGGCCACCGCCGGTGCCGCCCTCAGCGCCTGCGGCGGCGACCGCGCCGCCGACCGGAGCACGTCGCTGACGGCCGCCGTGGGCGACGCGGCGAAGGCGAAGTACGTCGCCTGTGGCACACCGCCGGTGAAGCTCGAAACGATCGACCAGGACTTCCTCGACGGGCTCGCGGCGGCGGGCGGGCCGCCCCTGTACGAGATGTCGTACAACGCCGCCCGGGAGGTGCTGAACAAGTTGCAGGCGGGGCCCGTGGACATGCTGCCCGCGCAGGTCTCCGAACGGACCGTGCCCGGTGGCCCGACCGGCCCCGTGTCCGTTCACGTCGTCCGGCCGAACGGGGTCGAGGGCGACCTGCCCGGCATCGTCTACATCCATGGTGGCGGATGGGTCCTCGGCAACTTCGCGACCCACGAACGTCTGGTCCGGCAGCTGGCCGACGGTGCCCATGCCGCCGTCGTCTTCGTCGACTACACCCCCTCCCCCGAGGCCCAGTTCCCGGTACCGGTCGAGCAGGCCTACACGGTCGCCCAGTGGGTGGCCGCCCACGGCCGGGAGATCGGCGTCGACAGCGGCCGGCTGGCGGTCGCCGGCGACTCGGTGGGCGGCGACATGACCGCGGCCGTCACGCTGATGGCCAAACAGCGCGGCGGCCCGCACTTCCGGCAGCAGGTCATGCTCTACCCCGTCACGGACGCCGACTTCGACACGGCCTCCTACCACCGCTTCGCCGAGAACTGCTGGCTCAGCCGGCCGGCCATGAAGTGGTTCTGGGACGCCTACGCGCCGCGCGCGGCGGATCGGAGCAACCCGCTGGCCTCACCCCTGCGGGCCACCGTCGACCAGCTGCGCGGCCTGCCGCCCGCCCTGGTGATCACCGACTCCGACGTGCTGCTCGACGCGGCCGACGCGTACGCGGCCAAGTTGCGTTCGGCAGGGGTTCCGGTCACCTCGTCCCACCACGCAGGTGTCACCCACGACTTCATGATGCTCAACGCGCTGGCGGACACGCGGGCCGCCAAGGAGGCCGTCGCCCAGGCCACCGCTGCGCTGCACGACGCGCTGTACGGGCCTGGCGGCACCGGCACGGGCAAGTGA